Proteins encoded together in one Lathyrus oleraceus cultivar Zhongwan6 chromosome 5, CAAS_Psat_ZW6_1.0, whole genome shotgun sequence window:
- the LOC127083938 gene encoding nematode resistance protein-like HSPRO2, which yields MVDLHWKLNMPNSDMPSKSPKLSISDKSSPRNNSLPLLQPPSITNDISAAAPPLCAAYDYYLRLPEVRKLWESREFPNWSNEPILKPALQALEITFRFISTVLSDPRPYTNRTEWNRRLESIATQQIEIIAMLCEDEEQNPETRGTVPTAYLSSGDSKSRSYSETSLLPRLATWYKSKDVAQRILLSVECQMMRCSYTLGLGEPNLAGKPSLRYDTVCKPNEVHALKTTPYDDRIENYENHTVHATHQIVESWIHVSRKLLERISDAIEGRRMEKAAEDCYAVERIWKLLADIEDVHLMMDPADFLKLKNQLSVKSSSYETAAFCMRSKELVNVTKMCRDLRHRVPEILEVEADPKGGPRIQEAAMKLYVAEKKSGFEKVHLLQAMQAIEVSMKRFFYGYKQVLTVVMGSSEANGNRVGLSCDGGDSLTHMFLEPTYFPSLDAAKTFLGYFWDNDNKWVLEKKVNLL from the coding sequence ATGGTTGATTTACACTGGAAATTAAACATGCCAAATTCCGACATGCCTTCCAAATCTCCAAAACTTTCTATCTCCGACAAGTCCTCACCACGCAACAACTCCCTACCGTTGTTGCAACCACCTTCAATCACAAATGATATCTCCGCGGCGGCACCTCCTCTTTGCGCGGCGTATGACTACTACCTCCGCCTCCCGGAGGTCCGCAAGCTTTGGGAATCAAGAGAATTCCCAAACTGGAGCAATGAACCAATCCTAAAACCAGCTTTGCAAGCTCTCGAAATCACCTTCCGTTTCATCTCTACGGTTCTCTCCGACCCCAGACCCTATACGAACCGAACAGAATGGAACCGTAGACTCGAATCCATTGCCACGCAGCAGATTGAGATTATCGCCATGCTATGTGAAGATGAAGAACAAAACCCCGAGACACGTGGCACAGTACCAACCGCTTATCTCAGCAGCGGCGATAGCAAAAGCAGAAGCTACAGCGAGACGAGTCTTCTTCCACGGCTTGCCACGTGGTACAAATCAAAGGACGTGGCGCAGAGGATTCTTCTCTCCGTGGAGTGTCAAATGATGAGGTGTTCTTATACGCTAGGTTTGGGTGAGCCGAACCTCGCTGGAAAACCGAGTCTCAGATACGACACCGTTTGCAAGCCGAACGAAGTTCACGCGCTGAAAACGACGCCGTACGACGATCGTATCGAGAACTACGAGAATCACACGGTGCACGCGACTCATCAGATTGTTGAGTCGTGGATCCACGTATCACGGAAGCTTCTAGAAAGAATCAGCGACGCGATCGAGGGGAGGAGGATGGAGAAAGCGGCGGAGGATTGTTACGCGGTGGAGAGGATCTGGAAGCTTCTTGCCGATATTGAAGACGTTCATCTGATGATGGATCCAGCTGATTTCTTGAAGCTGAAGAATCAGTTATCGGTGAAATCGTCATCATACGAGACGGCGGCGTTTTGCATGCGGTCGAAGGAGTTGGTAAACGTGACGAAGATGTGTAGAGATTTGCGGCATAGAGTGCCGGAGATATTGGAGGTGGAGGCTGACCCTAAAGGTGGACCTAGGATTCAAGAGGCGGCGATGAAGCTGTATGTAGCGGAGAAGAAGAGTGGGTTCGAGAAGGTTCACTTGTTGCAGGCTATGCAAGCTATTGAAGTTTCTATGAAGAGATTCTTCTATGGTTACAAGCAGGTGCTGACGGTGGTGATGGGGAGTTCTGAGGCGAATGGAAACCGAGTTGGGTTGAGTTGCGACGGCGGTGACTCGTTGACTCATATGTTTCTTGAACCCACGTATTTTCCAAGTTTGGATGCTGCTAAGACTTTTCTTGGATACTTTTGGGATAATGATAACAAATGGGTGTTAGAAAAAAAAGTTAATTTACTCTAG